One stretch of Oryzias latipes chromosome 7, ASM223467v1 DNA includes these proteins:
- the LOC101156496 gene encoding aquaporin-4, which yields MTWREDLRSRKFWCAILAELLGTLVLVSAVLGASVPGPEEAAVGPMYPAVAVGVAIIALSHCFGEISGAQVNPSLTLSLLATRRLDVLRALVYIAAQCFGACLAAWFLYLALPFKTTAEHFVNRVPIELNAAQALGIEVLCTFQMVFTVYSVEDQRRRDSPEPGNLAIGVAHSAGVLIGARFSGASMNPARSLGPAIVTGFWENHWIYWIGPVMGALLAGVSHEFLFARSASRQKLVACLTCKDIEIVETTSMTGSSLSTVTQNAARSKQANKPENN from the exons ATGACGTGGCGAGAG GACCTGCGTAGTAGAAAGTTCTGGTGTGCGATTCTAGCCGAGCTGCTAGGCACCCTGGTGTTGGTGAGTGCCGTGCTGGGTGCCTCCGTTCCGGGCCCTGAAGAAGCCGCCGTGGGACCCATGTATCCTGCAGTGGCAGTGGGTGTGGCCATAATTGCACTGAGTCACTGTTTTGGAGAAATAAGCGGAGCACAA GTGAACCCTAGTCTGACTCTGTCTCTCTTGGCCACTCGGAGGCTGGATGTTCTGCGGGCCCTGGTTTACATTGCTGCCCAGTGTTTTGGGGCCTGTTTAGCCGCCTGGTTTCTGTACCTGGCCTTACCCTTCAAAACAACAGCGGAGCACTTCGTTAACAGG gtgccCATTGAGTTAAATGCAGCTCAGGCTTTGGGCATAGAGGTTTTGTGCACCTTTCAGATGGTCTTCACTGTCTATTCAGTGGAGGATCAGAGACGGAGAGACAGCCCAGAACCAGGAAACTTGGCCATTGGAGTGGCACACTCTGCTGGAGTACTTATAGGG GCTCGGTTTTCTGGTGCCAGCATGAACCCGGCGCGCTCCTTGGGTCCAGCCATCGTCACAGGTTTCTGGGAGAACCACTGG ATTTATTGGATTGGACCAGTGATGGGTGCCTTGCTGGCTGGAGTGTCCCATGAGTTCCTCTTTGCACGCAGCGCCTCTCGTCAGAAGCTAGTGGCCTGTTTGACCTGCAAAGATATTGAGATTGTTGAGACGACCAGCATGACCGGGTCATCGCTGTCCACAGTCACGCAGAACGCCGCCAGGAGCAAACAGGCCAACAAACCGGAGAACAACTGA